Part of the Prunus dulcis chromosome 8, ALMONDv2, whole genome shotgun sequence genome is shown below.
attttttttaaagtccacaaaattatttaaaataaataaaaaataaattagtatttattaagtaatttatgaaattaattaaaatacttaaatactaattattcattaaatgaagaataattaaaacataaataaatatataatataattaaataagactaagataagatattacttaattgtAACTATTAAACTAAACAAtctaattttgtataaaaaaaataaaaaaagtccataaaataatttaaaatactttagaactatttattaagtaatttatgaaattagtaaaatatttaaatactaattgttcactaaataaataataattaaaacataattactaattttaaaaaagaaaatcattttGTGCAGTACATCCgctttaaaatatttgaatatattttatgagtatagccaagcggctatactattaaaatattcgtatatatttaaagagtatagccgctcagCTATACgcttaaaatattaatatattttaaaggtaTGGCCGGGCAGCTTTActcttaatatatataaattggcttattatcacaaaacgtccctaaggtttacgaaattatcagattgcatccttaatgtttttttgtgtcacttatggtcctcaaggttagtatgtgcaatcacaaatggtccctgacgttagttctgtcaaaaactctgttagtttgctatcgtggcatacatatatatcacaaaacatccctgaggtttacacacttatcacaaatggtccttacgaatttatttttttaaaaatttaaaattcataaagttttggttttctttttaaaattatttataaatgaaaaaacaatttatagaaggattttaatcttgaggaccatttatgaaccctaaacctttagttttttttttcatttttaaattttatgaattttaaattattttttaaaaacttcattagtttgttgatgtggcatatatatgaagcccacatctacaataatatagtgtcacatgtatttaaaatttaatatatattttaaaataattataattcataaaattttaaaaagaaaacaaaaattttatgaattttaaatttaaaaaatttaaaaatttcgtaaggaccatttgtgataggtgtgggaacctcaaggatgttttgtgatatacatatatgccacgtcagcaaactaacggagtttttgacggaacctaacgacagggaccatttgtgatcatgcatgctaactttgaggaccacgaatgacaaaaaaaaacattaaggatgcaatatgatagtttcgcaaaccttagggacgttttgtgataataagcctatataaatttaaagaatatagccgcgcggctatactctttaaatattaatatgtttTAGAAGGTTTAAAATGAcgtttagttttaaaaaaagaaaaaattaaaataccgggaaaataatagataaaataaaataaaatatcaaggtcctcaaaataaaattaaaaaaactcccatctaaaaaaaaaggaaaataaaagaaaatatcagaTTGCTCTTCAAAGTCACAATTTCCCTCGAAGATATTCGTCTTCTAAGAAGTTGCTTGTAGTACCAAAGCCTCACCCCCAGCCACTGAACTCCAATTTTCTCACTCTATCTCTAATGGCAGAGCAAATAGCTCTCCCTCTGCTCCTTCACAACCCACCTCCCTCTTCAAGACCCTTCTTCCAAAACCAccaccaaaatcaaaacccagcCACACCAacaccaccgccaccgcctCCACCTCCACCGATGCCAGTAACCCCTCTTCTCCAAGAGCTCCTCCTCCACCCAAACCCCTCAACCCCACAAACCCAAATCCCCACCTCCCCTCCCACCCTCCCCAGAGCTCGCACTCGCATCGGCAAGTCACGTGACTCCAACCGCGGTAAGCCCTGGTCCCACCACCGCCTCTCCTCTCAAGGTCAGCATATCCTCCACTCCTTTCTCGACCCACAATTTGATTCTTCTAAACTAGATGAGCAGCTTCTGGGTTTAGTTGATTTGCATAGAGATGAATTTGGTTCTAGCTTGGACTCTCTGTCTCTGGACGTCCTGGGTATTGTTAAAGGTTTAGGCTTTCACAAGAAATTCGCCCTGGCAATAGATGTGTTTGAGTGGTTTAAGAAACGAGAAGATTGTGATTCAATTTTGAGTGGTTCTGTTGTTGCTGTGATTATTAGTATTCTGGGAAAAGTGGGCAGGGTTTCTTCTGCAACTTCTTTGTTTCAGAGTTTGCATAAGGATGGGTTTGCGCTTGATGTTTATGCTTACACTTCTCTGATTACTGCTTGTGCCAGTAACGGGAGGTATAGGGAGGCTGTTACTGTTTTTAAGAAAATGGAGGAAGCGGGTTGTATGCCCACATTGATAACTTacaatgtgattttgaatGTGTATGGGAAAATGGGTATGCCTTGGAATAAGATTAGAGCGCTTGTTGAGTGTATGAAGAGTGCTGGGATTGCCCCGGATTCTTATACTTATAATACACTTATAACTTGTTGTCGCCGCGGCTCTTTGCATGTGGAGGCAGCTGAGGTTTTTCAGGAGATGAAATCAGCAGGGTTTGTACCTGATAAGGTTACGTATAATGCGTTGTTGGATGTGTATGGAAAGTCTAGGCGGACTAAGGAAGCAATGGAGGTATTGAAAGACATGGAGTTTAAtgggttttctccaagcaTTGTGTCTTACAATTCACTGATATCAGCTTATGCAAGAGATGGTTTATTGGAGGAGGCAACAGCATTGAAGACCCAGATGGTGGAGAAAGGGATTAAACCCGATGTTTTTACCTACACCACCCTTTTTTCAGGATTTGAGAAGGCTGGGAAGGATGAGCCTGCAATGAGGGTTTTTGAGGAGATGAAAAGTTCTGGTTGCAAACCAAACATCTGTACCTTCAATGCCCTAATTAAGATGCATGGCAACAGGGGAAATTTTGCAGAAATGATGAAAGTTTTTGAAGAGATCAAGATATGTAAGTGCACCCCCGATATTGTCACGTGGAACACACTTTTGGCAGTGTTTGGCCAAAATGGGATGGACTCAGAAGTGTCGGGAGTGTTCAGGGAGATGAAGAGGGCAGGATTTGTACCTGAGAGGGATACTTTCAACACTCTAATCAGTTCATACAGCCGGTGCGGTTCATTTGATCAAGCCATGGCTGTGTATAAGAGAATGCTAGAAGCTGGTGTTACTCCAGACCTTTCTACCTATAATGCTGTTTTGGCAGCACTGGCTCGAGGTGGGCTTTGGCAACAGTCTGAGAAAATACTTGCTGAAATGCAGAATAGTCAGTGCAAACCCAATGAGCTTACATATAGTTCTCTGCTCCATGCTTATGCCAATGGCAAAGAAATGGAGCTCATGCATGTTCTTGCTGAAGAAATATACTCTGGTGTGATTGAACCCCATGTTGTGCTCTTAAAGACACTTGTTCTAGTTTTTAGTAAAAGTGACCTTTTGATGGAAACAGAACATGCCTTCTTGGAGCTGAGAAGAAAAGGGTTTTCACCTGACATAACTACCCTGAATGCGATGCTATCAATATATGGCCGGAGGCAGATGTTTATGAAGACAAGtgagattttgaaatttatgaaTGAGATGGGCTATACTCCTAGCTTGACAACTTACAATAGTTTGATGTATATGTACAGTCGCTCAGAGGATTTTGAGAAATCAGAAAAGTTTCTAAGGGAGATTATGGAGAAGGGAATAAAGCCTGATATAATTTCATACAACACTGTCATTTTTGGCTATTGTAGAAATGGTCGTATGAGAGACGCTTCACGGATGTTCTCAGAAATGAGGGAtgctgggattgctccagatGTAATCACTTATAACACCTTTGTGGCAAGTTATGCAGCTGATTCTTTGTTTGTCGAAGCTATTGATGTGGTCCGCTACATGATTAAGAATGGCTGTAAGCCAAACAAGAACACATACAACTCCATTGTAGATTGGTACTGTAAACATAATCGACGGGATGATGGAGTTAAGTTTGTCAATAACCTTTGCAATCTTGATCCGCATATTTCTGATGGGGAGGAATCCAGATTATTAGACcgtattaaaaataaatggtCATAGTTAGTTTTTTCCTCTAGGAATGGGGTTGAAGCTCGATTGGCTTATTATTAGCCTCGAACACTTTAATGCATCAAGTCCTTCATTACTCTTTCTATGCTCATGTTACATATATTTTGTTCGGGCATTGTTACGAGAAGGATGTAATGTTGTTGTTGTAcatgattttgttgtttctatGGAAGGCTAGCTGCAGGATATTGTGAATATTTTGTATCTGAGGGATTATATGTTTGTTCAACTCAATATATATGGTCTGCGGCAGATATTTGTATAGATCAGCTGAGATGAAAAGTAGTGGATGCTGAGTAATTTCAAGGTACATATCTCTTCAACAACCACAGATTGCCAATGTCTGTATTATGATGGTAACAATTGTGAAAATCTCATCGCTGTAAGCTTGTAACATATCATGGCATGACCATTGTATGATAAATAGTTGAACATTTCCATTTCTGATTTTGGAGTTTCATCGAAGGTTATAGATAAATGGTATTATAAATCCATTTCTGATTCTTCCTTATGCCTTCTTATCTGTCTATTAATTGATAATAAATCCATTCCTGGATGGTTTACGGGGTGGCCCGCAGGCCCCGCCCGGATTGGAACGTTGATCATCCCATCGAATACATCCAATGTGATCTCGCAGATCCTCATCAAACACATTCTGAACTCTCCCAACTGACCGATGTCACACACATCTTTTACGTCATTTGGGCCAGCAAGCCCACGGAAGTAGAAAGCTGCGAGGCCAATGGCAACGTGTTTCGAAACTTGTTGGATGCTGTGATCCCAAATGCGCCAAATTTGCAGCACATATGTTTGCAAACAGGTCGCAAGCATTATATTGGTCCATTTCAAATGTGGGGAAAATTTGAGCCTCGTGAGCCTCCGTTTCATGAGGACTTCCCAAGGCTGAACGTGCCCTGCTTTTACTACACCTTGGAggacattttgtttttggaagtGAAGAAGGAGGGGTTGACATGGTCAGTGCACATTCGCCGTATAGCTTGATGAACACAGTGGGGACTTTTTGCGTTTATGCTGCGATTTGTAAGCACGAGGGGAAGAAGATGCTGACGTTTCCTGGGAGCAGAGGATTTTGGAACGGGTACTGGGATGCCCCAGATGCTGATCTGATTGAGCATGAGATATGGGCATCAGTTGATATTTATGCCAAGAATGAGGCTTTCAATTGCAGCAATGGGGATGTGTATAAGTGGAAGCATTTGTGGAGGGTTTTGGCAGAGCAGTTTGACATGGAGTTTGAGGACTTTGATGAGGATGACGACGGCTGATCGAGGCCGAGCGTGGAGGAGATGATGAAAGATAAGGGCCAGTGTGGGATGAGATTGTGAGAGAGAATGGTCTGGTGCCTACAAAATTGGAAGAGATTGGGAATTGGTG
Proteins encoded:
- the LOC117636549 gene encoding (S)-8-oxocitronellyl enol synthase CYC2-like, with product MVSAHSPYSLMNTVGTFCVYAAICKHEGKKMLTFPGSRGFWNGYWDAPDADLIEHEIWASVDIYAKNEAFNCSNGDVYKWKHLWRVLAEQFDMEFEDFDEDDDG
- the LOC117636547 gene encoding pentatricopeptide repeat-containing protein At5g02860; the encoded protein is MAEQIALPLLLHNPPPSSRPFFQNHHQNQNPATPTPPPPPPPPPMPVTPLLQELLLHPNPSTPQTQIPTSPPTLPRARTRIGKSRDSNRGKPWSHHRLSSQGQHILHSFLDPQFDSSKLDEQLLGLVDLHRDEFGSSLDSLSLDVLGIVKGLGFHKKFALAIDVFEWFKKREDCDSILSGSVVAVIISILGKVGRVSSATSLFQSLHKDGFALDVYAYTSLITACASNGRYREAVTVFKKMEEAGCMPTLITYNVILNVYGKMGMPWNKIRALVECMKSAGIAPDSYTYNTLITCCRRGSLHVEAAEVFQEMKSAGFVPDKVTYNALLDVYGKSRRTKEAMEVLKDMEFNGFSPSIVSYNSLISAYARDGLLEEATALKTQMVEKGIKPDVFTYTTLFSGFEKAGKDEPAMRVFEEMKSSGCKPNICTFNALIKMHGNRGNFAEMMKVFEEIKICKCTPDIVTWNTLLAVFGQNGMDSEVSGVFREMKRAGFVPERDTFNTLISSYSRCGSFDQAMAVYKRMLEAGVTPDLSTYNAVLAALARGGLWQQSEKILAEMQNSQCKPNELTYSSLLHAYANGKEMELMHVLAEEIYSGVIEPHVVLLKTLVLVFSKSDLLMETEHAFLELRRKGFSPDITTLNAMLSIYGRRQMFMKTSEILKFMNEMGYTPSLTTYNSLMYMYSRSEDFEKSEKFLREIMEKGIKPDIISYNTVIFGYCRNGRMRDASRMFSEMRDAGIAPDVITYNTFVASYAADSLFVEAIDVVRYMIKNGCKPNKNTYNSIVDWYCKHNRRDDGVKFVNNLCNLDPHISDGEESRLLDRIKNKWS